A region from the Solibacillus sp. FSL H8-0523 genome encodes:
- a CDS encoding cation:proton antiporter, with product MFIFQIVIVLIATKLAGHLSVRLGQPSVLGKILIGIIIGPAMLGWVTDSDVMQAFSQIGVILLMFLAGLETDLEELNANMKGAIFVAIGGVILPIAMSYPLALAFGLSQGQAIFVGLTLAATSVSISVQTLNEIGWLKSKEGSVLLGAAVLDDIIVVVMLAIAMSFLIGDDVSIPALIGGKVFFFVLLFVVAKYVIPPFLKMFSRLKVTEALLSGALVACFAMAYVGEHYFGIATIIGAFFMGIAIGRTEFKETVEHKVEPLASSLFVPFFFVSIGLSVTFDGITENIWFLVIFSIVAIFSKLIGSGLGAKLAGFNWRSSAGIGSGMVSRGEVALILAAMGLSSGLLPAEDYTPMVIVIIVTTLVTPPMLKGIFGERDHYHS from the coding sequence GTGTTTATTTTCCAAATTGTTATTGTATTAATAGCAACAAAACTAGCGGGACATTTGTCTGTTCGACTAGGGCAACCGTCCGTACTTGGGAAAATTTTAATCGGGATTATTATTGGTCCTGCGATGCTTGGTTGGGTTACGGATAGCGACGTCATGCAAGCATTCAGTCAAATCGGTGTAATCTTACTGATGTTTTTAGCGGGGTTAGAAACGGATTTAGAAGAGTTAAATGCGAATATGAAAGGGGCCATCTTTGTTGCCATCGGTGGTGTTATTTTACCGATTGCGATGAGTTATCCACTTGCACTAGCATTCGGTTTATCTCAAGGGCAAGCCATTTTCGTCGGGTTAACGCTTGCTGCGACATCGGTTAGTATTTCGGTGCAAACGTTAAATGAAATTGGATGGTTAAAAAGTAAAGAGGGCTCTGTTTTACTAGGGGCTGCTGTATTAGATGACATTATCGTCGTTGTAATGCTGGCTATTGCGATGAGCTTCCTAATTGGCGATGATGTATCGATTCCGGCATTAATCGGGGGGAAAGTATTCTTCTTCGTCTTACTATTTGTAGTAGCGAAATATGTCATTCCGCCATTCTTAAAAATGTTTAGCCGTTTAAAAGTAACAGAGGCACTGCTTAGTGGTGCGCTAGTGGCATGTTTTGCGATGGCTTATGTCGGTGAACATTATTTCGGGATTGCAACAATTATCGGGGCGTTCTTTATGGGGATTGCGATTGGACGTACAGAGTTTAAAGAAACGGTTGAACATAAAGTTGAGCCACTTGCGAGTAGCTTATTCGTACCGTTCTTCTTTGTAAGTATTGGATTATCAGTTACGTTTGATGGCATTACGGAAAATATTTGGTTCTTAGTCATCTTCTCAATCGTTGCGATTTTCTCTAAACTAATTGGTTCTGGTTTAGGTGCAAAGCTTGCTGGCTTCAACTGGCGATCATCAGCCGGTATCGGTTCAGGGATGGTATCTCGTGGTGAGGTAGCATTAATTTTAGCGGCGATGGGTCTTTCAAGTGGATTACTTCCAGCAGAAGACTACACACCAATGGTTATCGTAATTATTGTTACAACATTAGTGACACCGCCAATGTTAAAAGGTATTTTCGGTGAACGTGATCATTATCACTCTTAA
- a CDS encoding transketolase — translation MEQEMLEFVEKEVEQTLFTCIDFNIEEDYIGMGQAFAKILALLQKQNLISSTLKVSADPIDCLPETRILLESLQEAQRRHSSRRKLLTHRKVLNVWLRKNAHFQREVLPGFF, via the coding sequence ATGGAACAAGAAATGTTGGAATTTGTTGAAAAAGAAGTGGAGCAAACACTCTTTACTTGTATCGATTTTAATATAGAAGAAGATTATATTGGGATGGGGCAAGCGTTTGCGAAAATCTTAGCATTGTTGCAAAAGCAAAATTTAATCAGTTCCACATTGAAGGTGAGCGCGGATCCAATCGATTGCTTACCAGAAACACGTATTTTACTTGAAAGCTTACAAGAGGCACAGCGTCGACATAGCTCACGCCGAAAGCTATTAACACATCGTAAAGTTCTAAATGTATGGCTGCGTAAAAATGCGCATTTTCAGCGTGAAGTTTTACCAGGTTTCTTTTAA
- the ltrA gene encoding group II intron reverse transcriptase/maturase translates to MMLNQILERQNMIQALKRVEANKGSHGVDMMPVQTVRQHILENWHTIKSQILDGTYEPQPVRRVEIPKPDGGVRLLGIPTVTDRLIQQAISQILSKEYDPTFSDHSYGFRPNRSAHDAVRKAKGYLKEGYRWVIDMDLEKFFDKVNHDRLMATLAKRISDKPLLILIRKYLQAGVMINGVVSSTEEGTPQGGPLSPLLSNIVLDELDKELEKRGHKFVRYADDCNIYVKTERAGIRVMASVQRFIEGKLRLKVNEKKSAVDRPWNRKFLGFSFTHHKEPKVRIAKSSLIRMKKKIREITSRKMPYSIEYRIEKLNQYLIGWCGYFALADTYSIFKALDGWIKRRLRMCLWKNWKNPRTRVRNLIRLKVPYGKAYEWGNTRKGYWRISNSPILHRTLGNSYWESQGLKSLQVRYETLRYSS, encoded by the coding sequence GTGATGTTGAATCAAATTTTGGAGCGACAAAACATGATACAAGCATTAAAGCGAGTAGAAGCGAATAAAGGAAGCCACGGAGTAGACATGATGCCCGTACAAACCGTACGACAGCACATCCTCGAAAATTGGCATACGATTAAATCGCAGATTTTAGATGGTACCTATGAACCGCAGCCAGTCCGTCGTGTCGAAATCCCGAAACCAGATGGCGGTGTGCGCTTATTAGGAATACCAACCGTGACAGACCGTTTGATTCAACAAGCCATCTCGCAGATTTTATCAAAAGAATATGACCCAACATTTTCAGACCACAGTTATGGCTTTCGTCCAAATCGAAGCGCTCATGATGCGGTCAGAAAAGCGAAAGGCTATTTAAAAGAGGGCTATCGATGGGTGATTGATATGGATTTGGAGAAATTCTTTGATAAGGTCAACCATGACCGTCTAATGGCAACATTAGCAAAACGAATTTCAGATAAACCATTATTAATACTGATTCGTAAATACCTCCAAGCGGGTGTCATGATAAATGGAGTAGTTTCAAGTACAGAAGAAGGGACACCTCAAGGTGGTCCTTTAAGTCCTTTACTTTCTAATATCGTCTTAGACGAACTCGATAAAGAATTAGAGAAACGTGGACATAAATTCGTTCGATACGCAGATGACTGTAATATTTATGTGAAAACAGAGCGTGCAGGAATACGGGTAATGGCAAGTGTACAGCGATTTATCGAAGGAAAACTTCGCCTGAAAGTAAATGAAAAGAAATCAGCGGTAGACCGTCCGTGGAACCGTAAATTCCTAGGCTTCAGTTTTACACATCATAAAGAACCGAAAGTTCGCATTGCGAAATCAAGCCTCATACGAATGAAGAAGAAAATACGAGAAATTACCTCAAGAAAGATGCCTTATTCCATCGAATACAGAATCGAAAAGTTGAATCAATATCTGATAGGTTGGTGTGGCTACTTCGCTCTAGCGGATACGTACTCCATATTTAAAGCATTAGATGGCTGGATTAAACGAAGATTACGTATGTGTTTGTGGAAGAATTGGAAGAACCCCCGAACAAGAGTCAGAAATCTCATTCGTCTAAAAGTACCTTACGGGAAAGCATACGAGTGGGGAAATACCCGAAAAGGGTACTGGCGCATTTCAAATAGCCCCATATTACACAGAACCCTCGGCAATTCCTATTGGGAAAGCCAAGGGCTGAAAAGTCTGCAAGTTCGTTACGAAACTTTGCGTTATTCATCTTAA
- the lpdA gene encoding dihydrolipoyl dehydrogenase, translating to MENFDLAVIGAGPGGYVAAIHAAKSGLKVALIERDKVGGACYNVGCIPSKIMLEHSKLVQEIRRGTDWGVTVPTINIDFPKLMQRKDNVVQELITNIETFIENAQITMFRGDATVTAERKVIIENEAFTATNVILATGSRPFVPPFKGIESANYHTTDTFFGIQELPKQLTIIGGGVIAIEMAFALAPMGTQVTVLNHSKDILQTEEPDARPIIKDKMKALGIELITEFTFEEIHAQYIQTSIGNFPYENLLFATGRRPNTQIAEALEMDMDGRLIKVNNHYETSIPGIFAIGDLVGGFQLAHSASAEGVHAVDYILGKHPKVINQQEIPRCVYTHPEIATFGMLEHEAPADSIVTKMYLPTNPKALLEGNTQGFMKFVASPEGDIYGACVVGDGATEMINSMLAAKVLGGSVKDLARMIFPHPTVSEHVGDAARSVFGKAIHA from the coding sequence ATGGAAAATTTTGATTTAGCAGTAATTGGTGCTGGCCCGGGTGGCTATGTTGCGGCGATTCATGCAGCAAAAAGTGGCTTAAAAGTAGCACTGATAGAACGCGATAAAGTAGGTGGTGCATGCTATAACGTGGGCTGTATCCCATCAAAAATTATGTTAGAGCATAGTAAGCTCGTACAGGAAATTCGCCGCGGGACGGACTGGGGCGTAACGGTACCAACGATCAATATTGATTTCCCCAAATTAATGCAACGCAAAGATAACGTCGTACAAGAGCTAATAACAAATATTGAAACATTTATTGAAAACGCACAAATTACGATGTTCCGTGGTGACGCAACGGTAACGGCTGAGCGAAAAGTGATCATTGAAAATGAGGCTTTTACAGCAACGAATGTTATTTTAGCAACAGGTAGCCGTCCGTTTGTTCCCCCGTTTAAAGGGATTGAATCAGCAAATTATCATACAACGGATACTTTCTTTGGCATTCAAGAGCTTCCAAAACAGCTGACAATTATCGGCGGCGGGGTTATCGCAATTGAAATGGCCTTTGCCTTAGCGCCAATGGGTACGCAGGTAACGGTATTAAACCATAGCAAGGATATTTTGCAAACAGAAGAGCCGGATGCACGTCCAATTATTAAAGATAAGATGAAGGCACTGGGCATTGAATTAATCACAGAATTTACATTCGAAGAAATTCATGCACAGTATATTCAAACGTCAATTGGTAATTTTCCTTATGAAAACTTATTATTCGCCACAGGACGTCGCCCGAATACACAAATTGCCGAAGCGCTTGAAATGGACATGGATGGTCGCTTAATTAAAGTGAACAATCACTACGAAACAAGCATTCCGGGTATTTTTGCGATTGGTGATTTAGTCGGTGGCTTCCAATTAGCTCACTCAGCAAGTGCAGAGGGTGTGCATGCGGTGGATTACATTTTAGGAAAGCATCCAAAGGTCATTAATCAGCAGGAAATTCCACGCTGTGTGTATACGCATCCGGAAATTGCAACGTTCGGTATGCTTGAGCATGAAGCACCGGCCGATTCGATTGTGACGAAAATGTATTTACCGACAAATCCAAAGGCGTTGCTTGAAGGCAATACGCAAGGCTTTATGAAGTTTGTCGCAAGTCCTGAAGGCGATATTTATGGTGCCTGTGTGGTTGGTGACGGCGCAACAGAAATGATTAATTCCATGCTTGCAGCTAAAGTACTAGGCGGCTCGGTAAAAGATTTAGCGCGAATGATTTTCCCGCATCCAACAGTCAGTGAGCATGTTGGCGATGCGGCACGTTCTGTATTTGGTAAAGCCATTCACGCATAA